From a region of the Triticum aestivum cultivar Chinese Spring chromosome 7D, IWGSC CS RefSeq v2.1, whole genome shotgun sequence genome:
- the LOC123168403 gene encoding uncharacterized protein — protein sequence MARPRPRPQLLQETLIIDSNGNSRLDAKSELFYCPMCTTTAPIIHKSSFGSCGHAFCNSCVATYIAVRQRENAALPVECPDCEHEDGLLPMPMVRHEIDPTTVTDGNEDSPAVDGNGRRFYCAKCMHVVPCACIRRSFTSCAHDFCSSCVSRRLRGRRGDGKHFYCTKCMHVVPCACIRPSFTSCAHDFCSSCVARPTSQRQGLRRRAGKMPQHQPADLVPVDMLLLTEGNGDSPVYGHGELFDCAICMETVPGTLKFSVNSCGHAFCSSCVTQYVVLKLDDKVALIECPHPGCEGGTIEPESCHGIIPTDLHDKWGLLLCELAVGAKRIYCPYLECSALLLTDGEAGAAAIAEAECPHCHRLFCARCAVPWHDGFGCEEFQKLGQDERGREDLLLRRLVGMEGWQRCPKCQMFVEKSEGCNYIKCRCGYSFCYRCASELSAQNHYCNKCMR from the exons AtggcccgaccccgaccccgaccccagcTGCTGCAAGAAACGTTGATCATCGATAGCAATGGGAATTCACGGCTGGACGCCAAGAGTGAGCTCTTCTACTGCCCCATGTGCACAACGACAGCGCCCATCATCCACAAATCCAGCTTCGGCTCATGCGGCCACGCCTTCTGCAACAGCTGTGTGGCCACGTACATCGCTGTGAGGCAGCGTGAGAATGCCGCTCTTCCCGTCGAATGCCCCGACTGTGAGCACGAAGACGGCCTCCTCCCCATGCCCATGGTGCG GCATGAAATCGACCCCACCACAGTCACCGACGGCAATGAAGATTCACCGGCGGTGGACGGCAACGGTAGGCGCTTCTACTGCGCCAAGTGCATGCATGTGGTGCCATGCGCATGTATACGGCGCAGCTTCACCTCGTGCGCCCATGACTTCTGCTCAAGCTGTGTTTCCCGTCGACTGCGAGGACGGCGCGGTGACGGCAAGCACTTCTACTGCACCAAGTGCATGCATGTCGTGCCATGTGCATGTATACGGCCCAGCTTCACCTCGTGCGCCCATGACTTCTGCTCCAGCTGTGTCGCTCGTCCAACTTCCCAACGTCAAGGACTGCGCCGCCGAGCTGGAAAGATGCCGCAGCATCAGCCTGCCGACCTCGTCCCCGTGGACATGTTGCTGTTAACCGAGGGCAATGGAGATTCGCCGGTCTACGGCCACGGCGAGCTCTTCGACTGCGCCATCTGCATGGAGACGGTGCCAGGCACCCTCAAGTTCAGCGTCAACTCGTGCGGCCACGCCTTCTGCTCCAGCTGCGTCACCCAGTACGTGGTCTTGAAGCTGGACGACAAGGTCGCCCTCATCGAATGCCCGCACCCAGGCTGCGAGGGTGGTACCATTGAGCCGGAGAGCTGCCACGGCATCATCCCCACGGACCTCCACGACAAGTGGGGTTTGCTGCTATGCGAGCTCGCGGTCGGCGCCAAGAGGATATACTGCCCGTACCTAGAGTGCTCGGCGCTCTTGCTCACCGACGGtgaggccggggcggcggcgatcGCGGAGGCTGAGTGCCCGCACTGCCACAGGCTTTTCTGCGCCCGGTGCGCCGTGCCGTGGCACGACGGCTTCGGGTGCGAGGAGTTCCAGAAGCTCGGGCAGGACGAGCGCGGCCGGGAGGACCTCCTGCTCAGGCGTCTCGTCGGCATGGAGGGCTGGCAGCGGTGCCCCAAGTGCCAGATGTTCGTGGAGAAATCGGAAGGGTGCAATTACATCAAATGCAG GTGTGGATACAGCTTCTGCTACCGATGCGCATCCGAGTTGTCCGCGCAAAACCATTACTGCAACAAGTGCATGCGCTAA